One stretch of Gopherus flavomarginatus isolate rGopFla2 chromosome 2, rGopFla2.mat.asm, whole genome shotgun sequence DNA includes these proteins:
- the LOC127045679 gene encoding uncharacterized protein LOC127045679 has translation MDEDSAEGEDEEEEEEEELAESTQHSILPSSQELFVTQTELPSQPSQATSPDSEAMEATSAAHFSSLPTPSRRLAQIRRSKKRMRDEMLSEIMEVTRNERAHLREWKNMVAKYRKDASEREDRRDARDERWRQEDQRYRQEDQRWRDATLELLRDQTDILRRLVDLQEEQRGHRVPLQPMFNHPQYSPCSMSSSPRRVRMRGERLCASAHSTPVDSPTKRLSLH, from the exons atggatgaggattcagcggagggggaagatgaggaggaggaagaggaggaagagcttgcagagagcacacagcactccattctccccagcagccaggagctttttgtgacccagacggaattaccctcccagccctcccaagccactagcccagacagtgaagccatggaagcgacctctg ctgcacatttttcaagcctccctactccatcccgaaggctagctcagataaggaggaGCAAGAAGAGGATGCGAGATGAAAtgctctcagaaatcatggaagtaacccgcaatgaaagagctcatctgagggagtggaagaacatggtagcaaagtacaggaaagatgccagtgaacgtgaggataggagagacgctcgagatgagaggtggcggcaggaagatcagaggtataggcaggaagatcagcggtggcgggatgcaacgctggagctgctgcgtgatcaaactgatatcctccgacgtctggtggatcttcaggaagagcagcggggtcacagagtgccgctgcagcccatgtttaaccaccctcagtactcaccgtgttccatgtcttcctcacccagacgtgtaagaatgcgtggggaaAGGCTTTGTGCatcagcccactccacccccgtggacagtccaaccaaaaggctgtcattacattga